In Gopherus flavomarginatus isolate rGopFla2 chromosome 1, rGopFla2.mat.asm, whole genome shotgun sequence, a single genomic region encodes these proteins:
- the IL17REL gene encoding putative interleukin-17 receptor E-like isoform X4, producing the protein MQQSQCVNVRFSRKTSNKLVGRKVHVQFNCFEVNVAQHIYVTMKTIPNYCEVKLSQEYYVEDCRNNDVGKHIPVCFAGKLDYNVDRARKTISVNVSDFLQDQDYYVRLCHKWFICEDVGSFALIKGKKSLKSTSLQYSQLLPCLCIEGWSAIPDARRTQLCPFKNDTKALWDSIVYNPATQTLAWEPACPVHVTVNLCRLTKTNDQCVDLQNSSTTAPEKQVKYSRVDTHPRLCMKFTTKQGSWVRCPFAHGNFPAWKMRIARGAEQTQVSFTSQTKAQFSVLVCNKAKLSSCDSAGIRHSVSAGDSHPTSVNISGEICGSQVCIQGWRTDVDYSVPLLICDIQCTLSSQSQEDDENAIRIMLLTAIILILVTMMALLGLKILTIFHRKKHEGRSPAQIIRQSFSTRVKSTSSLH; encoded by the exons ATGCAGCAGTCTCAGTGTGTGAATGTGAGATTTTCTAGAAAAACGAGCAACAAGCTTGTTGGAAGGAAG GTGCATGTGCAGTTTAATTGCTTTGAAGTCAATGTAGCACAACACATCTATGTGACCATGAAAACAATACCAAATTACTGTGAAGTCAAGTTGAGTCAGGAGTACTATGTTGAAG ATTGCAGGAACAATGATGTGGGAAAACATATTCCAGTCTGTTTTG CTGGGAAGTTGGATTATAATGTGGACAGGGCGAGGAAAACCATATCTGTGAATGTATCAGACTTTCTTCAAGACCAAGACTATTATGTTCGTTTATGTCACAAATGGTTTATCTGTGAAGATGTGGGGTCATTTGCTTTG ATAAAAGGGAAGAAGTCTTTAAAGTCAACTTCCTTGCAATATTCCCAGTTACTGCCTTGTCTCTGCATTGAG GGTTGGTCGGCAATCCCAGATGCAAGGAGGACACAACTTTGCCCTTTTAAAAATG ATACAaaggcactgtgggatagcatTGTATATAATCCAGCCACCCAAACACTAGCCTGGGAACCAGCCTGTCCTGTGCACGTCACTGTTAACCTGTGCAGGTTAACAAAGACGAATGACCAATGTGTAGATCTACAAAACTCATCAACTACAGCTCCAGAGAAA CAGGTAAAATATTCCCGCGTAGACACTCATCCAAGACTTTGCATGAAG TTTACAACCAAGCAAGGCTCTTGGGTTAGATGCCCATTTGCTCATGGAAATTTCCCAG cttggaaaatgaGAATTGCTCGTGGGGCAGAACAGACACAAGTCTCCTTCACGTCACAAACCAAAGCACAATTTTCAGTGCTGGTGTGTAACAAGGCAAAGCTGTCTTCATGTGACTCTGCTGGGATTCGCCACTCAGTCTCAGCG GGTGACTCTCATCCCACATCTGTCAATATTTCAGGTGAAATATGTGGCTCACAAGTTTGCATTCAG ggCTGGAGGACAGATGTAGATTATTCTGTTCCATTACTGATCTGTGATATCCAATGCA CATTATCTTCCCAGAGTCAAGAAGATGATGAAAACGCCATAAGGATCATGTTGCTGACAGCAATCATTTTAATCCTGGTGACAATGATGGCTCTCCTTGGACTTAAAATTTTAACAA